In Candidatus Palauibacter australiensis, the following are encoded in one genomic region:
- a CDS encoding threonine/serine dehydratase — protein MSGATATLVSLADVEAAHERIRGAVRRTPLIPAPFPRADGRGATDAPDGVWLKCENLQRVSAFKARGAYNYVSRLSPEARAAGLLTYSSGNHAQAVAWAARAFAVPARIVMPVDAPDVKREATIALGAEVELEGTTSAERKARAEQIQREVGGTMVPPFDDPDIIAGQGTVALEIIEQLGSREPGMVLAPIGGGGQLSGVAAAVRRRCPEAEVIGVEPEGAASMLRSLEHGAPVTLDRVSTVADGLKPVRPGDLTFAHCRDLVDRVITVDDEAIRDAVRWLFGLRLVVEPSGAATVAALLNGAVAPAERGETVAVLSGGNIEPALLAEWIGG, from the coding sequence GTGAGCGGCGCTACCGCGACCCTCGTTTCACTCGCCGACGTCGAGGCCGCGCACGAGCGGATTCGCGGCGCGGTTCGGCGCACGCCCCTTATCCCCGCCCCGTTCCCGCGGGCGGACGGGCGCGGGGCGACCGACGCGCCTGACGGCGTGTGGCTGAAGTGCGAGAACCTCCAGCGCGTCTCCGCCTTCAAGGCGCGTGGCGCGTACAACTACGTGAGCCGGCTCTCGCCGGAAGCGCGGGCCGCGGGGCTCCTCACCTACTCGTCGGGCAATCACGCGCAGGCCGTGGCGTGGGCCGCCCGCGCGTTCGCGGTGCCGGCGCGGATCGTGATGCCCGTCGATGCCCCCGACGTGAAACGCGAGGCGACGATCGCCCTCGGGGCGGAGGTCGAACTCGAGGGCACGACGTCGGCTGAGCGCAAGGCGCGCGCCGAGCAGATTCAGCGGGAAGTCGGCGGGACGATGGTGCCGCCCTTCGACGACCCCGACATCATCGCGGGGCAGGGGACCGTGGCGCTCGAGATCATCGAGCAACTCGGCTCCCGCGAACCGGGGATGGTGCTGGCGCCGATCGGCGGCGGCGGGCAACTGTCGGGCGTCGCGGCCGCGGTGCGGCGCCGCTGCCCGGAGGCCGAGGTGATCGGCGTCGAGCCCGAGGGGGCGGCCTCGATGCTGCGCTCGCTTGAGCACGGCGCGCCCGTCACGCTCGACCGTGTGTCCACGGTCGCCGACGGCCTCAAGCCGGTCCGCCCCGGCGATCTCACCTTCGCCCACTGCCGCGACCTGGTGGACCGCGTCATCACCGTCGACGACGAGGCGATCCGGGACGCCGTCCGCTGGCTCTTCGGCCTGCGGCTGGTGGTGGAGCCCTCCGGCGCGGCCACGGTGGCGGCGCTGCTCAACGGCGCGGTGGCGCCCGCGGAGCGGGGGGAGACCGTGGCGGTCCTGTCCGGCGGCAACATCGAGCCCGCGCTCCTCGCGGAGTGGATCGGCGGTTGA
- a CDS encoding thioredoxin domain-containing protein, whose amino-acid sequence MLAAADADPAVGYELAESAPVTIEEFYDPSCPACAQFSGFHGKLLRQNYVEPANGPVRWVAYTIILGTFPNSIAAALAERCANEQGLYWPVHDLLLARQTRWYLEQDPAGAIAEIARDGGVDADTFNECMRERRYLDDVAKSQRVAESRGVNSTPTIFVDGERVNWQGADPYTFLEGMIRSRLEELSSGSDASESGQGAP is encoded by the coding sequence GTGCTTGCCGCGGCAGACGCGGATCCCGCGGTCGGCTACGAGTTGGCGGAGTCGGCGCCGGTCACGATCGAGGAGTTCTACGATCCGTCGTGTCCCGCCTGCGCGCAGTTCTCGGGCTTCCACGGCAAGCTCCTGCGGCAGAACTACGTCGAGCCGGCCAACGGCCCGGTGCGCTGGGTTGCGTACACCATCATTCTCGGCACCTTCCCCAACTCGATCGCCGCGGCGCTGGCCGAGCGCTGCGCGAACGAGCAGGGTCTGTATTGGCCCGTACACGACCTGCTGCTCGCTCGCCAGACGCGCTGGTACCTGGAACAGGATCCCGCCGGCGCGATCGCCGAAATCGCCCGGGACGGGGGCGTCGACGCCGACACCTTCAACGAGTGCATGCGTGAGCGCCGCTACCTCGACGACGTCGCCAAGTCGCAGCGGGTCGCCGAGTCGCGGGGCGTGAACTCCACCCCCACGATTTTCGTGGACGGAGAGCGCGTGAACTGGCAGGGCGCGGACCCGTACACGTTCCTGGAGGGGATGATCCGGAGCCGGTTGGAGGAGCTGTCCTCCGGGAGCGATGCCTCGGAGAGTGGTCAGGGAGCGCCGTAA
- a CDS encoding HAD family hydrolase has product MTASNGTPGCAAQLVLFDIDGTLVHAAGVGRAAIEGAMIEVYGTPGPIDDLPFDGMTDPQIVRTLLRAEGLSEAEIAPGFDRLWPAYAARLEDEIDERRERMRPTPGVPEILDALEAEGAALGLLTGNIVAGAEGKLSAVGLWSRFPFGAFGCDDADRNRLPPIALERAFRHTGTRYGPGRTWIIGDTPHDIECARRSGLSVLGVATGRFSVDDLRRAGADEALPDLRDTRRVMSVLASA; this is encoded by the coding sequence TTGACCGCCTCCAACGGGACTCCGGGATGTGCTGCGCAGCTCGTATTGTTCGACATCGACGGGACGCTGGTGCACGCGGCGGGGGTCGGCCGCGCGGCCATCGAGGGCGCGATGATCGAGGTATACGGGACGCCCGGTCCCATCGACGATCTCCCCTTCGACGGGATGACCGACCCGCAGATCGTGCGCACGCTCCTCCGCGCCGAAGGCCTGTCCGAAGCAGAGATCGCGCCGGGGTTCGACCGGCTGTGGCCCGCGTACGCCGCCCGGCTGGAGGACGAGATCGACGAGCGGCGCGAACGGATGCGCCCGACGCCCGGCGTTCCCGAGATCCTCGACGCGCTCGAGGCGGAGGGGGCGGCGCTCGGGCTCCTGACGGGCAATATCGTCGCCGGCGCCGAGGGGAAGCTTTCGGCGGTCGGGCTCTGGAGCCGCTTTCCGTTCGGCGCCTTCGGGTGCGACGACGCGGACCGGAACCGCCTGCCGCCCATCGCGCTCGAGCGGGCCTTCCGCCACACGGGAACGCGCTACGGCCCCGGCCGCACATGGATCATCGGGGACACCCCGCACGACATCGAGTGCGCCCGCAGGTCCGGCCTGTCCGTGCTCGGCGTGGCCACCGGACGCTTCTCCGTCGACGACCTCCGCCGGGCCGGCGCCGACGAAGCCCTTCCTGATCTCCGGGACACCCGCCGCGTGATGTCGGTCCTGGCGAGCGCATGA
- a CDS encoding vitamin K epoxide reductase family protein: protein MSELNRRRGIALLALAGAFLSTYLFLYALGYYGELVCGAGGGCDLVQGSRWARFLGFPVAGWGVGWYVAVFGVSMLGTRDGIGAAGWIPRALALLALGGLAFTIYLTALELWVIHAICRWCVGSAVITLGIFLLTLPEFRALRRST, encoded by the coding sequence ATGAGCGAACTGAACCGGCGCCGGGGGATCGCGCTCCTGGCGCTGGCCGGCGCCTTCCTCTCCACCTACCTCTTCCTCTACGCGCTCGGCTACTACGGCGAACTCGTGTGCGGCGCGGGCGGCGGCTGCGATCTGGTACAGGGGTCGCGCTGGGCCCGCTTCCTCGGATTCCCCGTGGCGGGCTGGGGCGTGGGCTGGTACGTGGCCGTGTTCGGCGTCTCGATGCTGGGGACCCGGGACGGCATCGGCGCCGCCGGCTGGATCCCGCGCGCGCTGGCCCTGCTCGCCCTGGGCGGACTCGCCTTCACGATCTACCTGACGGCCCTCGAACTGTGGGTCATCCACGCCATCTGCCGCTGGTGCGTCGGCAGCGCCGTCATCACCCTCGGAATCTTCCTCCTCACCCTCCCCGAGTTCCGAGCGCTCCGCCGCTCGACCTGA